The Lathyrus oleraceus cultivar Zhongwan6 chromosome 5, CAAS_Psat_ZW6_1.0, whole genome shotgun sequence genome includes the window TGCCTTTGAGATATTCTATGGTTCTCTTTCATTCCTACCTTTAGATCGGCCTGATCATGAAGATCGAATGGTCTATCACACCAACACTTGATAACATTGCTTCTCCTGTTAGCCCCATTCACACTCTAACCATTTCTCTCAGGTGTTAATGCATATACTCTCAAAATTCATGGTACATATTACCATACCATAGGCTTGCATAAACTCTCTTTCAATTACCAGATACACACtacacacactttttgaggtcaTTAAAGGTTGTAATGGGGCTAAGGCTATGGTGGAATAATATATGGATAAGTAAGTTAATGGTTCAGAGTATTGCAATCATTCTTTTCACTATGATTATTCTAAAATATCATTGCGGGAATCTTTTTAAACATCGTTGTTCTTTGGTCAGTTGGGCTGGACTTCTCAATTTTTCAATTGAGTTCTCCTTTTGGTGAGTGCTCATGTCTATTACTTTTTGTGTTTTTTTCCAgttcttttttcctttttccGGTGCATTCACCTTTCGTACTGCTGCATAACTACCCCAAACTTAAAGATTGATATTCCAACaacaaccccaaacttagaataAAACATAATTTCAAAAACGAAAGACAAAACTCTGAACAAGGTATGGAAGTGTTTAGACCATGGGCTCGTGATATGGTGAAATAATAACAAACAATGGGGATATAGGCTCAAAATGGATTAATGAAGGATACGTTAATATAAGGGATGGATAGAAAGGCTCATGGCTTTAAACACACAAATACATTAATATCAGGGACATGCATGATAAATGACCAGGAACGATGTTCTCGCACCCCTTTTTGTCCCAGATTTCAAGATCAAAATTTTGAAGAAGTAGTATCCATCTTAAAAGGCTTGGCTTTGTTTCCCgcttagcaaacaaatacttcaaagcAGAATGGTCAATATACACAATCACTTTGACCCCAGTAAATAAAACCTGaatttgtcaaaagcataaacAACTGCTAACAACTCCTTTTTGGTAGTTGCACAATTCATCAGAGTAGGATTAAGaacatgactagcataatatatCACATGTAAAAGTTTTTCTCTTCTTTATCCTAACACAGACCCTACTACAATGTCATttgcatcacacatgatctcaaaagggAGAAACCAATATGGGGCTAGCACTATCAGTGCAAAAACTAACATACTCTTTAAAGTCTCAAATGCTACCTAACACTCTTTGTCAAAAGTGAAAGGCTTGTCTTTCACAAGCAAATTAGTCAGTGGCTTGACAATCTTTGAAAAATCTATGAAAAATTAGAGATAAAAATCTGCATGTCCTAAGAAACTCCTTATCCCCTTCGATCTTTCCAAAACCCCATGCTAGGGGGATTGTGTATTGGTATGTTTGTAAAGGGTCCAAAAGAGGCGACATAAAAGGGGAACGACACAACATGTCGCCCATACTAGCTTATTGATTACTTATTTATTAGATCGAGCACTCATCAGTTGGATGTGGTGCCCATTTCTCAGATCAACTGATGTCTTGTGAAAACCTGGAGCTGAAGTCGCCCCCCGTTTACTCCTTATAGGAGAGGGAGTTGAATGGAGTTGGCTACATTCCCCAAAGAAGTGGAAAAGATAATGACCTACAAGATTCTTAGAAATATCTCAGCCATGAGGTTGACGAGGAGACTCAATTCGCTATACTAAATACCATATATAAAGCTTCTTACTGTTCATGAGTGAATTATCTCTAACTACACAACAATGTTAAATCTTGTGTCAATCCTACAACTCTAGAGATTATCAAGTATTATATTTTAAACAAATACAATAGCTAAAAAAACATTTTTCTTCTTTAAAAAAAGACTATATCCTTTGATATTTCTTTAACTTccgatatatatatatatatatatatgattatttaagtaatatattttatatataactaaaaaaacatttttttatgTAAGTAATTATAATAGTATTTATAAATAGGGATTAATTAatatgcactgtcagtgtaaatttttttacaGCGTCGATTAATCACCATCATCcatttgtattattttatagattttaaaaataaaaatcaaatttattcTAATATCCAATGATTATAATTAACTGATTGTGTAAAAGtcttttacactgtcagtgtatttcaattaaatttttataaataagtataaaatatataaaataaggatttaattgaaatacactgacagtgtaaaaggattttacaccgtcagttgATCATAGCCGTTGGATGTTGAAAcaagtttgatttttattttaaaaatctataaagtaatcaaaacgggtgatggtgatgaatcgattGTTTAAACTTTTTACACggacagtgtatagtaattaatctctaaAATTAATTTTGTTTATAAAAAAGAAATACTATTAATGACATTAAAAATGAGATGGTAAATATAACGTGAGTTTGGATGTTGTTTGGTTCATGGGGAAAATAATACAAAATTACATAAAGCCAAAActcaaaatagaaaaaaaaaaaGTAAAGACCACCTAACTTGCTTTCCATTGGTCAATTTTAAGAGACGCGGATCGGCAGGTAAGTCATAGTGAGCCACAGATAAGTTGAAATCCAACGGTGGATTTGTTTCTAAAGCAATATGTTGAAAATGACCGCGAAAGTATAAAACCTTGCTAACGCCTATAGGAAATATATCTCATTCATTATCTCCAATTCTCAGAATTCTCTCTCAAATTCTTAGAACACAGTGATTTAATTGGAATCAGAAAATGGACGCAAGCACAAAGGTGAAGAAAGGAGCCGGTGGAAGGAAAGGAGGAGGACCAAGGAAGAAATCGGTGACAAGATCTGTTAGAGCCGGACTTCAATTTCCCGTCAGTAGAATCGGTCGTTTTTTGAAGAAAGGAAGATATGCTCAGCGTGTTGGTACCGGTGCTCCTGTTTACTTGGCCGCTGTTCTTGAATATCTTGCTGCTGAGGTAAATTACTTTCGTTTTTCTGTTTATATTTTGATTGCTATTAGTTAGTTAGTAATTCTGATGAATTGTATTTATATAATATGTGAAGGTTCTTGAGTTGGCTGGAAACGCAGCACGTGACAACAAGAAGAATAGAATTAGTCCAAGACATTTGCTGCTGGCTGTGAGGAACGATGAAGAACTTGGAAAATTACTTGCTGGTGTTACCATTGCTCATGGTGGTGTTCTTCCTAACATCAACCCTGTTCTTTTGCCTAAGAGGACTGAAAGTGCTTCTTCTTCTGCAAAGGAACCTAAATCTCCATCAAAGGCCAAGAAAACTCCCAAGAAAGCTTAGATTTTGCTTCTCCCTTCTGTGTTGATATCTCTTAATCTTAGTTTTTAGGCGTCTCTCTCTTTTTAATATATAACAAGCAATCAATGTAATTCCAATGTCATTAGTTAATGAAATCCTTTTATTTTTAGTACACAATGCTTTGTTGGTTATAGATTCTTCACTTCTAATGTCATGAACCATACTTTCAAAAGTACACAATTTGTATTTACCGGTTAACGCGCAGCACTGAAACAGAATTTAATTTCCTGTTTGTACAAAATATGTCACCAAGGGGATTCGAACCCAGTACCTCCTTGACACTGTACATaccttaccactaggctagagaggttgttgttgaatgcttatgcaatgaataaatattaatctaaatcttgattaagatagattaatgaattaattgagcattatagctccgttttggatgcggacggatgcattagtaagataatgaaaaaggctattattataatatcatattatagtaaattatgtgtcttacaaattaaatgaattatatttatgatgggtgttaaacatggttgatTGTGACATAACACAactaaagataacgtaaaggactattattaatgttccatgttataaaagaggatgtgatttataaatgccatgaattttatcatgatgaaaatta containing:
- the LOC127086644 gene encoding histone H2A.2-like; its protein translation is MDASTKVKKGAGGRKGGGPRKKSVTRSVRAGLQFPVSRIGRFLKKGRYAQRVGTGAPVYLAAVLEYLAAEVLELAGNAARDNKKNRISPRHLLLAVRNDEELGKLLAGVTIAHGGVLPNINPVLLPKRTESASSSAKEPKSPSKAKKTPKKA